From the Panthera leo isolate Ple1 chromosome C1, P.leo_Ple1_pat1.1, whole genome shotgun sequence genome, one window contains:
- the ECHDC2 gene encoding enoyl-CoA hydratase domain-containing protein 2, mitochondrial isoform X6, producing the protein MLRALTSALRLPRPWRPLQTRSCSSDGAAGDPEIQVRALAGPDQGITEILMNRPSARNALGNVLVSELLEALARLREDQQVRVLLFRSGVKGVFCAGADLKEREQMSEAEVGIFVQRLRGLMNEIAAFPAPTVAAMDGFALGGGLELALACDLRVAASSAVMGLIETTRGLLPGAGGTQRLPRCLGVALAKELIFTGRRLSGAQAQALGLVNHTVPQNEEGNAAYHRARALAQEILPQAPIAVRLGKVAIDRGMDVDIASGMAIEGICYAQNIPTQDRLEGMAAFREKRPPRFVGK; encoded by the exons ATGCTGCGAGCCCTGACCAGTGCCCTGCGCCTTCCACGCCCCTGGAGACCCCTTCAGACCCGCAGCTGCTCCTCCGATGGGGCGGCTGGGGACCCGGAGATCCAAGTGCGCGCCCTGGCAGGTCCAGACCAAG GAATCACGGAGATCCTGATGAACAGACCAAGTGCCCGTAATGCCCTGGGGAATGTCTTGGTCAGTGAG cttctggaagctctggCCCGGCTGCGGGAGGACCAGCAAGTACGCGTTCTGCTATTCAGAAGTGGAGTGAAGGGTGTGTTCTGTGCAG GTGCAGACCTGAAGGAGCGGGAGCAGATGAGTGAGGCGGAAGTGGGGATCTTTGTCCAGCGGCTCCGAGGCCTGATGAATGAGATTG CAGCCTTCCCGGCACCTACTGTTGCGGCTATGGACGGGTTTGCCTTGGGTGGAGGCCTGGAACTTGCCCTGGCCTGTGATCTCCGAGTAGCAG CTTCCTCGGCTGTCATGGGGCTGATTGAGACCACCCGAGGGCTCCTCCCAGGAGCAG GAGGGACTCAGAGGCTGCCTCGATGTCTAGGGGTGGCCCTGGCAAAGGAGCTCATCTTCACAGGCCGAAGACTGAGTGGTGCACAGGCTCAAGCCCTGGGGTTGGTGAACCACACTGTTCCCCAGAATGAGGAGGGCAATGCTGCCTACCACCGGGCAAGAGCGCTGGCCCAGGAGATCCTGCCCCAG gcACCCATTGCTGTGCGGCTGGGCAAAGTAGCCATTGACAGAGGAATGGAT GTGGACATCGCATCAGGGATGGCCATTGAAGGGATATGCTATGCCCAG AACATCCCCACCCAGGACCGGCTAGAGGGCATGGCAGCCTTCAGGGAGAAGCGGCCCCCCAGATTTGTTGGCAAATGA
- the ECHDC2 gene encoding enoyl-CoA hydratase domain-containing protein 2, mitochondrial isoform X4, producing MLRALTSALRLPRPWRPLQTRSCSSDGAAGDPEIQVRALAGPDQGITEILMNRPSARNALGNVLVSELLEALARLREDQQVRVLLFRSGVKGVFCAGADLKEREQMSEAEVGIFVQRLRGLMNEIAAFPAPTVAAMDGFALGGGLELALACDLRVAGTGQKKRWDRVRREEVKQASSAVMGLIETTRGLLPGAGGTQRLPRCLGVALAKELIFTGRRLSGAQAQALGLVNHTVPQNEEGNAAYHRARALAQEILPQAPIAVRLGKVAIDRGMDVDIASGMAIEGICYAQPRIGLLQTISPLEACKQCARG from the exons ATGCTGCGAGCCCTGACCAGTGCCCTGCGCCTTCCACGCCCCTGGAGACCCCTTCAGACCCGCAGCTGCTCCTCCGATGGGGCGGCTGGGGACCCGGAGATCCAAGTGCGCGCCCTGGCAGGTCCAGACCAAG GAATCACGGAGATCCTGATGAACAGACCAAGTGCCCGTAATGCCCTGGGGAATGTCTTGGTCAGTGAG cttctggaagctctggCCCGGCTGCGGGAGGACCAGCAAGTACGCGTTCTGCTATTCAGAAGTGGAGTGAAGGGTGTGTTCTGTGCAG GTGCAGACCTGAAGGAGCGGGAGCAGATGAGTGAGGCGGAAGTGGGGATCTTTGTCCAGCGGCTCCGAGGCCTGATGAATGAGATTG CAGCCTTCCCGGCACCTACTGTTGCGGCTATGGACGGGTTTGCCTTGGGTGGAGGCCTGGAACTTGCCCTGGCCTGTGATCTCCGAGTAGCAGGTACTGGGCAGAAGAAGAGGTGGGACAGGGtgagaagggaagaagtaaagCAGG CTTCCTCGGCTGTCATGGGGCTGATTGAGACCACCCGAGGGCTCCTCCCAGGAGCAG GAGGGACTCAGAGGCTGCCTCGATGTCTAGGGGTGGCCCTGGCAAAGGAGCTCATCTTCACAGGCCGAAGACTGAGTGGTGCACAGGCTCAAGCCCTGGGGTTGGTGAACCACACTGTTCCCCAGAATGAGGAGGGCAATGCTGCCTACCACCGGGCAAGAGCGCTGGCCCAGGAGATCCTGCCCCAG gcACCCATTGCTGTGCGGCTGGGCAAAGTAGCCATTGACAGAGGAATGGAT GTGGACATCGCATCAGGGATGGCCATTGAAGGGATATGCTATGCCCAG CCTCGTATTGGACTCCTGCAGACTATCAGCCCACTGGAAGCATGTAAGCAGTGTGCAAGAGGCTAA
- the ECHDC2 gene encoding enoyl-CoA hydratase domain-containing protein 2, mitochondrial isoform X7, which translates to MLRALTSALRLPRPWRPLQTRSCSSDGAAGDPEIQVRALAGPDQGITEILMNRPSARNALGNVLVSELLEALARLREDQQVRVLLFRSGVKGVFCAGADLKEREQMSEAEVGIFVQRLRGLMNEIASSAVMGLIETTRGLLPGAGGTQRLPRCLGVALAKELIFTGRRLSGAQAQALGLVNHTVPQNEEGNAAYHRARALAQEILPQAPIAVRLGKVAIDRGMDVDIASGMAIEGICYAQNIPTQDRLEGMAAFREKRPPRFVGK; encoded by the exons ATGCTGCGAGCCCTGACCAGTGCCCTGCGCCTTCCACGCCCCTGGAGACCCCTTCAGACCCGCAGCTGCTCCTCCGATGGGGCGGCTGGGGACCCGGAGATCCAAGTGCGCGCCCTGGCAGGTCCAGACCAAG GAATCACGGAGATCCTGATGAACAGACCAAGTGCCCGTAATGCCCTGGGGAATGTCTTGGTCAGTGAG cttctggaagctctggCCCGGCTGCGGGAGGACCAGCAAGTACGCGTTCTGCTATTCAGAAGTGGAGTGAAGGGTGTGTTCTGTGCAG GTGCAGACCTGAAGGAGCGGGAGCAGATGAGTGAGGCGGAAGTGGGGATCTTTGTCCAGCGGCTCCGAGGCCTGATGAATGAGATTG CTTCCTCGGCTGTCATGGGGCTGATTGAGACCACCCGAGGGCTCCTCCCAGGAGCAG GAGGGACTCAGAGGCTGCCTCGATGTCTAGGGGTGGCCCTGGCAAAGGAGCTCATCTTCACAGGCCGAAGACTGAGTGGTGCACAGGCTCAAGCCCTGGGGTTGGTGAACCACACTGTTCCCCAGAATGAGGAGGGCAATGCTGCCTACCACCGGGCAAGAGCGCTGGCCCAGGAGATCCTGCCCCAG gcACCCATTGCTGTGCGGCTGGGCAAAGTAGCCATTGACAGAGGAATGGAT GTGGACATCGCATCAGGGATGGCCATTGAAGGGATATGCTATGCCCAG AACATCCCCACCCAGGACCGGCTAGAGGGCATGGCAGCCTTCAGGGAGAAGCGGCCCCCCAGATTTGTTGGCAAATGA
- the ECHDC2 gene encoding enoyl-CoA hydratase domain-containing protein 2, mitochondrial isoform X1 — translation MLRALTSALRLPRPWRPLQTRSCSSDGAAGDPEIQVRALAGPDQGITEILMNRPSARNALGNVLVSELLEALARLREDQQVRVLLFRSGVKGVFCAGADLKEREQMSEAEVGIFVQRLRGLMNEIAAFPAPTVAAMDGFALGGGLELALACDLRVAGTGQKKRWDRVRREEVKQGKSGDSAKLATALSFPINSKTKCNVRDTEQVWGKLVSLLAQPLTAIVPFTLQNQPPSPQECFYQPHSSWREDNQQKRREGRLRKRLIVQLSGSMQARFICHVLHKEPWGQFVTSPVNHKHAWAETLPSGSLVPGKCCNTCSERLSLKSGGRG, via the exons ATGCTGCGAGCCCTGACCAGTGCCCTGCGCCTTCCACGCCCCTGGAGACCCCTTCAGACCCGCAGCTGCTCCTCCGATGGGGCGGCTGGGGACCCGGAGATCCAAGTGCGCGCCCTGGCAGGTCCAGACCAAG GAATCACGGAGATCCTGATGAACAGACCAAGTGCCCGTAATGCCCTGGGGAATGTCTTGGTCAGTGAG cttctggaagctctggCCCGGCTGCGGGAGGACCAGCAAGTACGCGTTCTGCTATTCAGAAGTGGAGTGAAGGGTGTGTTCTGTGCAG GTGCAGACCTGAAGGAGCGGGAGCAGATGAGTGAGGCGGAAGTGGGGATCTTTGTCCAGCGGCTCCGAGGCCTGATGAATGAGATTG CAGCCTTCCCGGCACCTACTGTTGCGGCTATGGACGGGTTTGCCTTGGGTGGAGGCCTGGAACTTGCCCTGGCCTGTGATCTCCGAGTAGCAGGTACTGGGCAGAAGAAGAGGTGGGACAGGGtgagaagggaagaagtaaagCAGGGTAAGTCTGGAGATTCTGCAAAGTTAGCCACTGCTCTGAGCTTTCCAATCAACAGCAAAACTAAATGTAACGTGAGAGATACAGAGCAAGTTTGGGGGAAACTGGTTTCCCTCCTGGCCCAGCCACTGACTGCTATAGTACCTTTTACTCTTCAGAACCAGCCTCCTTCACCTCAGGAATGCTTCTACCAACCCCACAGCAGTTGGCGAGAGGACAATCAACAAAAACGCAGGGAGGGGAGACTGAGGAAAAGATTAATTGTTCAACTTTCCGGTTCTATGCAAGCCAGATTTATTTGTCATGTTTTGCACAAAGAACCATGGGGGCAGTTTGTCACCAGcccagttaatcacaaacatgccTGGGCAGAAACACTGCCCTCTGGTTCACTGGTACCAGGCAAGTGTTGCAATACTTGTTCAGAGCGGTTGAGTTTgaagagtggagggaggggatga
- the ECHDC2 gene encoding enoyl-CoA hydratase domain-containing protein 2, mitochondrial isoform X3, with translation MLRALTSALRLPRPWRPLQTRSCSSDGAAGDPEIQVRALAGPDQGITEILMNRPSARNALGNVLVSELLEALARLREDQQVRVLLFRSGVKGVFCAGADLKEREQMSEAEVGIFVQRLRGLMNEIAAFPAPTVAAMDGFALGGGLELALACDLRVAGTGQKKRWDRVRREEVKQASSAVMGLIETTRGLLPGAGGTQRLPRCLGVALAKELIFTGRRLSGAQAQALGLVNHTVPQNEEGNAAYHRARALAQEILPQAPIAVRLGKVAIDRGMDVDIASGMAIEGICYAQNIPTQDRLEGMAAFREKRPPRFVGK, from the exons ATGCTGCGAGCCCTGACCAGTGCCCTGCGCCTTCCACGCCCCTGGAGACCCCTTCAGACCCGCAGCTGCTCCTCCGATGGGGCGGCTGGGGACCCGGAGATCCAAGTGCGCGCCCTGGCAGGTCCAGACCAAG GAATCACGGAGATCCTGATGAACAGACCAAGTGCCCGTAATGCCCTGGGGAATGTCTTGGTCAGTGAG cttctggaagctctggCCCGGCTGCGGGAGGACCAGCAAGTACGCGTTCTGCTATTCAGAAGTGGAGTGAAGGGTGTGTTCTGTGCAG GTGCAGACCTGAAGGAGCGGGAGCAGATGAGTGAGGCGGAAGTGGGGATCTTTGTCCAGCGGCTCCGAGGCCTGATGAATGAGATTG CAGCCTTCCCGGCACCTACTGTTGCGGCTATGGACGGGTTTGCCTTGGGTGGAGGCCTGGAACTTGCCCTGGCCTGTGATCTCCGAGTAGCAGGTACTGGGCAGAAGAAGAGGTGGGACAGGGtgagaagggaagaagtaaagCAGG CTTCCTCGGCTGTCATGGGGCTGATTGAGACCACCCGAGGGCTCCTCCCAGGAGCAG GAGGGACTCAGAGGCTGCCTCGATGTCTAGGGGTGGCCCTGGCAAAGGAGCTCATCTTCACAGGCCGAAGACTGAGTGGTGCACAGGCTCAAGCCCTGGGGTTGGTGAACCACACTGTTCCCCAGAATGAGGAGGGCAATGCTGCCTACCACCGGGCAAGAGCGCTGGCCCAGGAGATCCTGCCCCAG gcACCCATTGCTGTGCGGCTGGGCAAAGTAGCCATTGACAGAGGAATGGAT GTGGACATCGCATCAGGGATGGCCATTGAAGGGATATGCTATGCCCAG AACATCCCCACCCAGGACCGGCTAGAGGGCATGGCAGCCTTCAGGGAGAAGCGGCCCCCCAGATTTGTTGGCAAATGA
- the ECHDC2 gene encoding enoyl-CoA hydratase domain-containing protein 2, mitochondrial isoform X2 — MLRALTSALRLPRPWRPLQTRSCSSDGAAGDPEIQVRALAGPDQGITEILMNRPSARNALGNVLVSELLEALARLREDQQVRVLLFRSGVKGVFCAGADLKEREQMSEAEVGIFVQRLRGLMNEIAFPAPTVAAMDGFALGGGLELALACDLRVAGTGQKKRWDRVRREEVKQGKSGDSAKLATALSFPINSKTKCNVRDTEQVWGKLVSLLAQPLTAIVPFTLQNQPPSPQECFYQPHSSWREDNQQKRREGRLRKRLIVQLSGSMQARFICHVLHKEPWGQFVTSPVNHKHAWAETLPSGSLVPGKCCNTCSERLSLKSGGRG, encoded by the exons ATGCTGCGAGCCCTGACCAGTGCCCTGCGCCTTCCACGCCCCTGGAGACCCCTTCAGACCCGCAGCTGCTCCTCCGATGGGGCGGCTGGGGACCCGGAGATCCAAGTGCGCGCCCTGGCAGGTCCAGACCAAG GAATCACGGAGATCCTGATGAACAGACCAAGTGCCCGTAATGCCCTGGGGAATGTCTTGGTCAGTGAG cttctggaagctctggCCCGGCTGCGGGAGGACCAGCAAGTACGCGTTCTGCTATTCAGAAGTGGAGTGAAGGGTGTGTTCTGTGCAG GTGCAGACCTGAAGGAGCGGGAGCAGATGAGTGAGGCGGAAGTGGGGATCTTTGTCCAGCGGCTCCGAGGCCTGATGAATGAGATTG CCTTCCCGGCACCTACTGTTGCGGCTATGGACGGGTTTGCCTTGGGTGGAGGCCTGGAACTTGCCCTGGCCTGTGATCTCCGAGTAGCAGGTACTGGGCAGAAGAAGAGGTGGGACAGGGtgagaagggaagaagtaaagCAGGGTAAGTCTGGAGATTCTGCAAAGTTAGCCACTGCTCTGAGCTTTCCAATCAACAGCAAAACTAAATGTAACGTGAGAGATACAGAGCAAGTTTGGGGGAAACTGGTTTCCCTCCTGGCCCAGCCACTGACTGCTATAGTACCTTTTACTCTTCAGAACCAGCCTCCTTCACCTCAGGAATGCTTCTACCAACCCCACAGCAGTTGGCGAGAGGACAATCAACAAAAACGCAGGGAGGGGAGACTGAGGAAAAGATTAATTGTTCAACTTTCCGGTTCTATGCAAGCCAGATTTATTTGTCATGTTTTGCACAAAGAACCATGGGGGCAGTTTGTCACCAGcccagttaatcacaaacatgccTGGGCAGAAACACTGCCCTCTGGTTCACTGGTACCAGGCAAGTGTTGCAATACTTGTTCAGAGCGGTTGAGTTTgaagagtggagggaggggatga
- the ECHDC2 gene encoding enoyl-CoA hydratase domain-containing protein 2, mitochondrial isoform X5 — MLRALTSALRLPRPWRPLQTRSCSSDGAAGDPEIQVRALAGPDQGITEILMNRPSARNALGNVLVSELLEALARLREDQQVRVLLFRSGVKGVFCAGADLKEREQMSEAEVGIFVQRLRGLMNEIAAFPAPTVAAMDGFALGGGLELALACDLRVAAASSAVMGLIETTRGLLPGAGGTQRLPRCLGVALAKELIFTGRRLSGAQAQALGLVNHTVPQNEEGNAAYHRARALAQEILPQAPIAVRLGKVAIDRGMDVDIASGMAIEGICYAQNIPTQDRLEGMAAFREKRPPRFVGK, encoded by the exons ATGCTGCGAGCCCTGACCAGTGCCCTGCGCCTTCCACGCCCCTGGAGACCCCTTCAGACCCGCAGCTGCTCCTCCGATGGGGCGGCTGGGGACCCGGAGATCCAAGTGCGCGCCCTGGCAGGTCCAGACCAAG GAATCACGGAGATCCTGATGAACAGACCAAGTGCCCGTAATGCCCTGGGGAATGTCTTGGTCAGTGAG cttctggaagctctggCCCGGCTGCGGGAGGACCAGCAAGTACGCGTTCTGCTATTCAGAAGTGGAGTGAAGGGTGTGTTCTGTGCAG GTGCAGACCTGAAGGAGCGGGAGCAGATGAGTGAGGCGGAAGTGGGGATCTTTGTCCAGCGGCTCCGAGGCCTGATGAATGAGATTG CAGCCTTCCCGGCACCTACTGTTGCGGCTATGGACGGGTTTGCCTTGGGTGGAGGCCTGGAACTTGCCCTGGCCTGTGATCTCCGAGTAGCAG CAGCTTCCTCGGCTGTCATGGGGCTGATTGAGACCACCCGAGGGCTCCTCCCAGGAGCAG GAGGGACTCAGAGGCTGCCTCGATGTCTAGGGGTGGCCCTGGCAAAGGAGCTCATCTTCACAGGCCGAAGACTGAGTGGTGCACAGGCTCAAGCCCTGGGGTTGGTGAACCACACTGTTCCCCAGAATGAGGAGGGCAATGCTGCCTACCACCGGGCAAGAGCGCTGGCCCAGGAGATCCTGCCCCAG gcACCCATTGCTGTGCGGCTGGGCAAAGTAGCCATTGACAGAGGAATGGAT GTGGACATCGCATCAGGGATGGCCATTGAAGGGATATGCTATGCCCAG AACATCCCCACCCAGGACCGGCTAGAGGGCATGGCAGCCTTCAGGGAGAAGCGGCCCCCCAGATTTGTTGGCAAATGA